CGCATCCTGCAGGCGGTGGACGAGAAAATCCGTGCCGAAGAGGCGCGCAAGGTGGCGCTGGAGGGGTTGTTCCGGTCGCTGTTGCATCATCTGATGACGGCTCAAGTCCGCCTGCCGCGGGCTTTTGTGCAGCAATTTGCCGGGGGAGATGATGCCGCCGTATGATCCCCAACGCCACCACCGCCGATCCATCCGCCTGAAGGGCTACGATTACACCCAACCGGGGGCGTATTTCGTCACCCTGTGCACGCACGAACGGGCGCATCTATTCGGCCGGGTGGTGGATGGAAAAATGGTATTGAACGACTTCGGGGAAATCGTGCGCGAAGAATGGTTCCGTTCGGCAGACATCCGGGCGGAAATCGAATTGCACCCCGATGAATTCGTCGTTATGCCCAACCACGTCCACGGCATTGTGTGGATTGTGGACAATGCGGTGGCAACCGGTCCAAATGTAGGGGCGACCGGCCGATCGCCCCTACACGAATATCCCCCACGCGGCCCGGCAAAACGTTCATTATCGTCATTCATCGCCGGGTTCAAATCTGCCGTCACCACCCGCATCAACCAAATGCGCGGCACGCCCGGCACGCCCGTCTGGCAACGCAATTATTACGAACACATCATCCGGGACAATGTAGGGGTGACCAGCCGGTCGCCCCTACAGGCCATCCGCCGATACATTCGCGACAACCCCCTGCGCTGGTACCTGGACCGGTACAATCCTGATGCCGCCGGTTCCGACCCCCTGGCCCGCGAAATCTGGCGCATGCTGAACGATCAGGAGGACGCACCATGACCCTCCCCAGTGAACGCCGCACCGTCCAGAACCCCTTTATCCGCTACGCCCAGGAGGCCGGCTGGACCTACCTGCCGCCCGAAGAGGCCCTGCGCCTGCGCGGCGGCGAAGAGAGCGCCGTCCTGCGTGCCGTGCTGGTGGCACAGTTGCAGCGCCTCAACCCCGGCGTGGTGGATTCAGTTGCCAAAGCCGAGGAGGTCATTGCCCGCCTGCTGCGCGTGCGGCCGGATATCGAGGGCAATTTAGAGGCTTGGGAATACCTCAAAGGATTGAAAACCGTCTTCGTGGAAGCTGAACGTCGCGAAAAGAACTTGCGCCTGCTGGATTTGGCGCACCGGGAAAACAACGCTTTCCACGTCACCGATGAATTCATCTTTAGCAACGGCCGCTTCCGCATCCGCGCCGATGTGGTGCTGCTGGTGAACGGCATACCGGTCATCGTCGTGGAGACCAAGGCTGCCAGCCGCCTGGAAGGCATCGCCGAGGCGCTCGATCAGGTTCGCCGCTACCACGCCGAAGCCCCCGAACTGATGGCGCAGGCGCAACTCTTCACGCTCACTCATCTGATTCAGTTCTTCTACGGTCCCACCTGGAATCCCTCACGCAAAGCGCTCTTTAACTGGAAGGACGAACAGGCCGGCGATTTCGAAACCCTGGTTAAGACTTTCCTCGCGCCGCGGCGCGTGCTGCGAGTACTCAGCGATTACATCCTTTTTGTGCGCAAAGATGGCGAATTGAGCAAAGCTGTGCTGCGTCCGCACCAGATGCGCGCTACTGAGAAGGTCCTGGCCCGCTTGCAGGATCCCCAAAAACGCCGTGGCCTGATCTGGCACACCCAAGGCTCCGGCAAGACCTACACCATGATCACCGTGGCCAAGGCGCTTCTGGAAGACTCGCGCTTTCAAAACCCCACGGTGCTCATGATCGTCGATCGCAACGAACTGCAGCAGCAACTCTTCCAAAACCTGCAGGCCACCGGTTTGGGGCATGCGCGGGTAGCCGAAAAAAAAGAGCACCTGCAGCAGCTGCTTCGGCAAGATACGCGCGGGCTGATTGTCTCGATGATCCATAAATTCGACGATGCCGATGCCAATCTGAACACCCGCGCCAACATTTTCGTGCTCATCGACGAAGCCCACCGCTCCACCGGCGGCGATTTGGGCAATTACCTCATGGGCGCGCTGCCCAACGCCACCTTCATCGGCTTCACCGGCACCCCGATTGACAAGACGAGCCACGGCAAGGGCACGTTCAAGGTCTTCGGCGGCGGCGACCCCGGCGGCTATCTGGACAAATACTCCATCCGCGAGTCCATCGAAGACGGCACCACTGTGCCGCTGCACTACCAGATGGCTCCCAACGACCTGATCGTCGACCGCGAGACGATGGAGCGCGAGTTCTGGGCCGCAGCCGAACTCGAGGGCGTGGCCGATGTCGAGGAACTCAACCGCGTGCTCGACCGCGCCGTCACGCTTCGCAACATGCTCAAGAACCCGGAGCGCGTGGCGCGCATCGCCGCCTTCGTGGCCGACCACTTCCGCCGCGTGGTTCAGCCCATGGGCTACAAGGCCTTCCTGGTGGCCGTGGATCGCGAGGCCTGCGGCCTGTACAAAGAGGCGCTCGACCGACACCTGCCGCCTGAATGGAGCCGTGTGGTCATCAGCCGCGGACACAACGACCCGCCTGCGCTCAAACGCTATCACCTAAGCGACGAGGAAGAGGCCGCCGTGCGCAAGGCCTTCCGCAAGGCCGACGAGCCGCCCTACCTCCTCATCGTCACCGAGAAACTGCTCACCGGCTACGACGCGCCCATCCTCTATGCCATGTA
This Thermogemmata fonticola DNA region includes the following protein-coding sequences:
- a CDS encoding transposase, giving the protein MPPYDPQRHHRRSIRLKGYDYTQPGAYFVTLCTHERAHLFGRVVDGKMVLNDFGEIVREEWFRSADIRAEIELHPDEFVVMPNHVHGIVWIVDNAVATGPNVGATGRSPLHEYPPRGPAKRSLSSFIAGFKSAVTTRINQMRGTPGTPVWQRNYYEHIIRDNVGVTSRSPLQAIRRYIRDNPLRWYLDRYNPDAAGSDPLAREIWRMLNDQEDAP
- a CDS encoding type I restriction endonuclease subunit R codes for the protein MTLPSERRTVQNPFIRYAQEAGWTYLPPEEALRLRGGEESAVLRAVLVAQLQRLNPGVVDSVAKAEEVIARLLRVRPDIEGNLEAWEYLKGLKTVFVEAERREKNLRLLDLAHRENNAFHVTDEFIFSNGRFRIRADVVLLVNGIPVIVVETKAASRLEGIAEALDQVRRYHAEAPELMAQAQLFTLTHLIQFFYGPTWNPSRKALFNWKDEQAGDFETLVKTFLAPRRVLRVLSDYILFVRKDGELSKAVLRPHQMRATEKVLARLQDPQKRRGLIWHTQGSGKTYTMITVAKALLEDSRFQNPTVLMIVDRNELQQQLFQNLQATGLGHARVAEKKEHLQQLLRQDTRGLIVSMIHKFDDADANLNTRANIFVLIDEAHRSTGGDLGNYLMGALPNATFIGFTGTPIDKTSHGKGTFKVFGGGDPGGYLDKYSIRESIEDGTTVPLHYQMAPNDLIVDRETMEREFWAAAELEGVADVEELNRVLDRAVTLRNMLKNPERVARIAAFVADHFRRVVQPMGYKAFLVAVDREACGLYKEALDRHLPPEWSRVVISRGHNDPPALKRYHLSDEEEAAVRKAFRKADEPPYLLIVTEKLLTGYDAPILYAMYLDKPMRDHVLLQAIARVNRPYEDDSGRRKTNGLILDFVGIFDNLERALAFDSQDVEGVIEGLEVLQEHFDRLMTRARAEFLPIAQGPTADKAAESALLHFRDKEVREAFYRFFRELEETYEILSPDPFLRPYLEDYQRLVELYRLLRSAYEPGVPVDKSFLRKTAEIVQQHTATRTLREPSATYEIGAAALLALIREEKPETVKVFNLLRELHRLMEEQGRQQPYLIPIGERAEAIRQAFEARQLNSQQALAELENLVQGLWEAESQRKESNLSAQAFAVAWWARVQKSMSAEKAECLAAAVEQIFQQFPHWAASSHQERELRQALYKPLIEAGVQEMVAWADEMLTLLRRIAS